A window of the Dyadobacter pollutisoli genome harbors these coding sequences:
- a CDS encoding RagB/SusD family nutrient uptake outer membrane protein, with translation MKKQLYNCLIITIVTAVCTLVPSGCKDSLDLQPQDRVSDVSFWQEATEFKLAANKFYDYLRSFNNANGDGHTGSDLGADRGTFARGTNTIVSNDANYNDAYKWIHNINYMLEKAKDFKSPDQIKTYVAEAKFFRAYVYFDKLLTSYGGVILIKDVLTTGSAELKAVRSTRDETIDFIIQDLEEAIANLPLESEIAASDKGRISKGAAQAFLGRVSLYEGTWLKSRSLNATRANALLDKAISNNNAVITSNLYSLFKPQALGDSALKYLFILENQRSNPANITKSANQEYILAVRYESNNLLRTIPNQISFGALGADMSRVMADMYLSSDGLPIDKTKMPFSRTALKSEFANRDNRMRYFMMVPGYRYWQNATNWHINWDWSATDLKNARLPHDPWSNDISGYSNQQWAAERQVPNSQEGYDYPVIRLAEVYLNYAEALYERNGNISDEDLDKSLNMVRSRVNASMPKLSNAFVVANGLKMLEEIRRERAVELQGDGLRMDDLKRWHIAHVELAKPVLGVRWAGTEYATKYTTNPPALTADGDVIADPANERKFTEKNYLIPLPTNQLQLNPNLVQNPGWE, from the coding sequence ATGAAAAAGCAATTATATAACTGCCTGATCATCACAATCGTAACTGCGGTATGCACCCTGGTGCCTTCCGGTTGCAAGGATTCCCTGGATCTGCAACCCCAGGACCGGGTATCGGATGTTTCTTTTTGGCAAGAAGCCACGGAGTTTAAACTGGCTGCAAACAAGTTTTACGATTATCTGCGCTCATTCAACAACGCAAATGGAGACGGACACACCGGGTCCGATCTGGGTGCCGATAGAGGTACTTTTGCAAGAGGTACCAATACCATTGTGTCCAATGATGCCAATTACAATGACGCTTATAAATGGATACACAATATCAATTACATGCTGGAAAAGGCGAAAGACTTCAAAAGTCCTGATCAGATCAAAACCTATGTGGCGGAGGCAAAATTTTTTCGGGCATATGTTTATTTTGATAAACTGCTTACCTCTTATGGCGGGGTGATCCTGATCAAAGATGTGCTGACCACCGGGTCTGCAGAGTTGAAAGCCGTTCGCAGTACCCGCGATGAAACCATTGATTTTATCATTCAGGACTTAGAAGAAGCCATTGCGAATCTGCCCCTGGAAAGCGAGATCGCTGCTTCCGATAAAGGACGGATAAGCAAAGGCGCTGCGCAGGCTTTTCTGGGCAGGGTCAGTTTGTACGAAGGTACGTGGTTAAAATCAAGGAGTTTGAATGCAACCCGGGCCAATGCTTTACTGGATAAGGCCATTAGCAATAATAATGCGGTGATTACCAGTAATCTGTATTCCTTATTTAAACCACAGGCTTTGGGCGATTCAGCGTTGAAGTATTTGTTTATTCTGGAAAATCAAAGATCAAACCCAGCCAATATTACCAAGTCTGCTAATCAGGAATATATACTTGCGGTTCGCTATGAATCCAACAACCTGCTCAGGACAATCCCCAATCAGATTTCTTTCGGAGCATTAGGGGCGGATATGAGCCGGGTAATGGCGGATATGTATTTGTCCAGTGATGGTTTGCCCATCGATAAAACCAAAATGCCTTTCAGCCGCACCGCGCTGAAATCTGAATTTGCGAACCGCGACAACCGGATGCGTTATTTTATGATGGTGCCGGGCTATCGCTACTGGCAAAATGCCACAAACTGGCATATCAACTGGGATTGGAGCGCTACCGATTTAAAGAACGCCCGTCTCCCGCACGACCCGTGGAGCAATGATATATCCGGTTACAGCAACCAGCAGTGGGCTGCGGAAAGGCAGGTACCCAATTCCCAGGAAGGCTACGACTACCCCGTCATTCGTTTGGCCGAGGTATATCTCAACTATGCGGAAGCGTTGTACGAGCGGAATGGAAACATCAGTGACGAGGATCTGGACAAGTCCCTAAATATGGTCCGCAGCCGGGTAAATGCCTCTATGCCTAAGCTTAGCAATGCTTTTGTAGTTGCCAACGGGTTAAAAATGCTGGAAGAAATACGCCGCGAAAGAGCGGTGGAATTGCAGGGCGACGGTTTGCGGATGGATGATCTCAAACGCTGGCATATCGCGCACGTTGAATTAGCCAAACCGGTGTTAGGAGTTCGTTGGGCGGGTACAGAGTATGCCACGAAATACACGACTAACCCTCCTGCATTAACTGCCGACGGTGACGTTATTGCCGATCCTGCGAATGAAAGAAAATTCACGGAGAAGAATTATCTGATCCCCCTGCCAACCAATCAATTGCAGCTTAATCCCAATTTGGTCCAAAACCCGGGCTGGGAGTAA
- a CDS encoding TonB-dependent receptor, whose protein sequence is MKISIPFVLILLLAGMTYARTGLAQEMLNRKVTIEAESAELKSVLNQISKLTKVRFSYVVGLVNNRKVSISVKNERLEEVLEKLLTPLRINYSVSDDFIILNKEPEPEPLIKTGAHDADASHSLEYMAAVTEKSVSGQVVAENGEQLPGVNITIKGTTTGTSTDANGKYSLVVPVDDAVLIFSFVGFASQQIQLNGRSKIDVTLLVDNKALEEVVVVGYGEQKKATLTGAVSTIDSKVFQDRGVVSNPLAALQGQVPGVIVTRSSAAPGQEGWNFQIRGAASSNGSEPLIIVDGIPLVNSTALNSINPQDIDNISFLKDASAAIYGARAAGGVVLITTKRAKSGKATIQYNGSVSQKRMGLRPSFLNSDQYGKYLLEAISNASTGGVPDENWIWTKYARAWINRPASGYIDKNTPEYIAGGETIGFTDVKDYTFFDTNPIDLLWGNGRAVSNQHDLSLAARTENLGYRLSFGYLNDGSMLKWGENSSKRYNTRLAFDYTFSPRFKLETNISLEKNDVVVPSRQGEINFGSQPGFPVATVNGKPYAWGTQPARNWLLELGGENKTMNNRVFVNTKLQFNIAKDLNLVAQAGYNWAGTDGQNQYKYISEIYNYTESYQYQANPSQAQSWYERSLRKDTYFNTNAFLEYKKILNNSHTINVLAGGNYERDEFNYFSTRSGYLASNDVPALGLSLGDNTTRSNLEVRNHWAIASAFGRFNYSYKDKYLFEANARYDGSSKFDAANRWKFYSGISAGWRISQENFIKDIRLVDELKLRGSIGTVGNQTGIGLYDYIQLTNLSNAGAILGGYTSRSVTAAPSDTLVSLNRTWETIRNSNIGIDFAVFRHRLTGSFDYFWKQNKNMLLPQTYAAVLGAVAPTANIGRLKVWGWEMSLGWRDKVGNVTYHINGTLTDNSNKLVNYGGNNIVSAGKNKIEGYALDSYFGLKYNGRIQTDDEASAYAGLVPGSSIANMPGATQMIKGINMYQDINGDGKLTNAGANQHLLGKKDANGKEIGDGDIVYLGRSDPRYVFAFNMGVDWKGFDFSAVFQGVGQRNIYRRSDWSTPFGTIWQGHADWWVGKTWTPENPNAELPILTTATNKGFGSYAGYNYQISNWSMQNGAYVRLKNIVLGYSLPQTITRRAKIEKLRVYFSGSDLWEYTKVMDKWDPEQTDSVGGGAQRYPFYRLMTFGVNVTF, encoded by the coding sequence ATGAAAATCAGCATTCCGTTTGTGTTGATATTGTTGCTGGCAGGGATGACCTATGCGAGGACTGGCCTTGCTCAGGAAATGCTCAACCGTAAAGTTACAATAGAGGCCGAAAGTGCCGAGCTAAAAAGTGTACTGAATCAAATATCAAAGTTAACCAAGGTTCGGTTTTCGTATGTGGTGGGTCTGGTCAATAACCGGAAGGTGAGTATTTCAGTCAAAAATGAAAGACTGGAAGAGGTACTTGAAAAACTACTTACACCGTTGCGTATAAACTATTCCGTTTCCGATGATTTTATCATTTTGAATAAGGAACCCGAACCCGAGCCGCTGATTAAAACCGGTGCGCATGACGCGGATGCTTCTCATTCATTGGAGTACATGGCTGCCGTTACGGAGAAATCCGTTTCCGGGCAGGTTGTTGCTGAAAACGGAGAACAATTACCCGGTGTGAACATTACTATTAAAGGAACGACCACCGGCACCAGTACCGATGCTAATGGCAAGTATTCACTGGTTGTGCCGGTTGATGATGCAGTTTTGATATTCTCATTCGTCGGGTTTGCTTCTCAGCAAATACAGCTAAACGGCAGATCGAAAATAGACGTCACACTGCTGGTCGATAACAAAGCGCTGGAAGAAGTAGTAGTGGTAGGATATGGAGAACAGAAAAAGGCAACCTTAACCGGGGCAGTTTCCACTATCGATTCCAAGGTTTTTCAAGATCGCGGTGTGGTATCAAATCCGCTGGCGGCATTGCAGGGGCAAGTGCCGGGCGTGATTGTTACCCGCAGCTCGGCCGCACCGGGACAGGAGGGCTGGAATTTCCAAATCAGGGGTGCAGCTTCTTCCAACGGCTCCGAGCCGCTGATCATCGTGGACGGGATTCCGCTGGTCAATTCAACCGCATTGAACTCGATTAACCCGCAGGACATTGACAATATATCTTTTTTGAAAGACGCCTCGGCTGCTATTTACGGTGCGCGCGCGGCTGGCGGTGTGGTATTGATCACTACCAAAAGGGCTAAATCCGGGAAAGCCACGATTCAATACAATGGCTCGGTATCGCAGAAAAGGATGGGCTTGCGTCCCTCTTTTTTGAATAGTGACCAGTACGGTAAATATTTGTTGGAAGCCATTTCAAATGCTTCCACCGGCGGTGTACCGGATGAAAACTGGATCTGGACGAAGTACGCCAGGGCCTGGATCAACAGACCAGCCAGCGGATATATTGACAAAAATACGCCAGAATACATTGCAGGCGGCGAGACGATCGGTTTTACTGACGTTAAAGATTATACGTTTTTCGACACCAATCCGATTGATCTTTTATGGGGCAATGGCAGGGCGGTATCCAACCAACACGATCTGAGCCTGGCTGCCCGCACTGAAAACCTGGGCTACCGGTTGTCTTTTGGGTATCTCAATGACGGCAGTATGCTGAAATGGGGTGAGAATTCCAGCAAGCGCTACAATACCCGTCTGGCTTTTGACTATACCTTTTCGCCCCGGTTTAAATTGGAAACCAATATCTCTTTGGAGAAAAATGACGTGGTCGTTCCGAGCCGGCAAGGGGAAATCAACTTCGGTTCTCAGCCAGGATTTCCGGTGGCTACCGTCAATGGTAAGCCGTACGCCTGGGGCACGCAGCCAGCCCGCAACTGGCTGCTGGAATTGGGCGGAGAAAATAAAACCATGAACAACCGGGTTTTTGTGAACACCAAGTTGCAATTCAATATCGCCAAAGATTTGAACCTGGTCGCACAGGCAGGTTACAACTGGGCCGGGACTGATGGCCAGAACCAGTACAAATACATTTCGGAGATCTATAATTATACCGAAAGCTATCAATACCAGGCTAATCCATCCCAGGCTCAATCCTGGTACGAACGTTCTTTGAGAAAAGATACTTATTTCAATACCAATGCTTTTTTGGAGTATAAGAAAATATTAAACAACAGTCATACTATCAATGTGTTAGCCGGTGGTAACTACGAGCGGGATGAATTCAATTACTTTTCGACGCGAAGCGGGTACCTGGCCAGTAATGATGTCCCTGCATTAGGCCTGAGCCTGGGCGACAATACGACCCGCTCGAACCTCGAAGTGCGCAACCATTGGGCGATCGCTTCCGCATTTGGCCGTTTCAATTACTCCTACAAGGACAAATACCTGTTCGAAGCCAATGCCCGGTATGATGGTTCTTCCAAATTTGATGCAGCTAACCGGTGGAAATTCTACTCAGGTATTTCAGCAGGATGGCGGATATCGCAGGAAAATTTCATTAAAGACATTCGTCTGGTGGACGAATTGAAACTTCGCGGGTCTATTGGCACGGTAGGGAACCAAACGGGGATCGGGCTTTATGATTACATCCAGCTGACGAACCTGAGTAATGCAGGCGCAATTTTGGGAGGCTACACTTCACGGTCTGTTACCGCCGCACCTTCGGATACACTGGTAAGCCTGAACCGGACATGGGAAACGATCCGCAACTCCAATATCGGTATCGACTTTGCCGTATTCAGACATCGGCTGACAGGTAGTTTCGATTATTTCTGGAAACAAAACAAAAACATGCTGCTGCCACAGACCTATGCTGCTGTACTGGGTGCCGTAGCTCCCACTGCTAACATTGGCCGACTGAAAGTTTGGGGCTGGGAAATGTCATTGGGTTGGAGAGATAAAGTCGGAAATGTTACCTACCATATCAACGGTACACTTACCGATAATAGTAACAAGCTGGTGAATTATGGCGGAAACAACATTGTTTCGGCGGGCAAAAACAAAATCGAAGGGTATGCTCTGGATTCCTACTTCGGATTGAAATACAACGGCCGTATCCAGACAGATGACGAGGCATCCGCTTATGCTGGTTTGGTACCGGGAAGCAGTATCGCCAACATGCCGGGTGCTACGCAAATGATTAAAGGGATCAACATGTACCAGGACATTAATGGCGACGGCAAACTGACCAATGCCGGTGCTAATCAACACCTGCTTGGGAAAAAAGACGCAAATGGTAAAGAGATAGGAGATGGCGACATTGTTTATTTGGGTAGGAGCGATCCCAGGTACGTGTTTGCCTTCAATATGGGTGTTGACTGGAAAGGCTTTGATTTTTCTGCTGTTTTTCAAGGGGTTGGTCAAAGAAATATCTACCGACGCTCCGATTGGAGTACACCATTTGGTACGATCTGGCAGGGACATGCAGACTGGTGGGTAGGAAAAACCTGGACACCCGAGAACCCGAACGCTGAATTACCCATTTTAACCACCGCTACCAATAAAGGATTTGGCAGCTATGCCGGCTACAATTATCAGATTTCCAACTGGTCGATGCAAAACGGTGCCTATGTTCGGTTAAAGAATATTGTGCTAGGTTATTCACTTCCTCAGACCATTACGAGAAGGGCGAAAATCGAAAAACTGCGTGTCTATTTTTCTGGCAGCGACCTCTGGGAATATACCAAAGTGATGGATAAATGGGACCCGGAACAAACTGACAGTGTAGGCGGCGGGGCGCAGCGCTATCCATTCTACCGCCTGATGACCTTTGGTGTAAACGTTACATTTTAA
- a CDS encoding FecR family protein, with amino-acid sequence MDKYNNYHIDFFLADDGFVEWVHSGKPIEGTRWEALLHSDPNIRPEFEQARALVMEWKGLPSQLSDQKLSHGIQRIMTSVNERDEVRVPLHDAYRIWFKIAAILILMIGLGWTVMRQFNDKNAYTYEKLTQRTESELVEILNDLNGDHEITLPDGSKIMLSKGSRVSYSKHLLTDSTRNVFLKGDGFFSVVKDEKHPFLVYTDGLVTRVVGTSFKIASIGSEVSVAVRSGKVAVYRMREFENNRKDDILLTPNQQAVFTTEQNQISRKLVEDPLVLRGQEQILNFDYVESPVSKIFESLEKAYGIKIIYDAETFSSCNITIPLREEPFFTKLDIICKTIQAKYNVSGNDVIISGKGCN; translated from the coding sequence ATGGATAAATATAATAATTATCATATTGACTTTTTTCTCGCCGATGATGGATTTGTAGAATGGGTGCATTCGGGAAAACCCATTGAAGGAACGCGCTGGGAAGCTTTGCTTCACTCTGATCCCAATATCCGGCCTGAATTCGAACAGGCGAGAGCATTGGTCATGGAGTGGAAAGGTCTGCCGTCGCAACTATCGGATCAAAAACTTTCTCATGGTATCCAAAGGATCATGACCAGCGTGAATGAGCGGGATGAGGTCCGTGTTCCTCTTCATGACGCCTATCGCATATGGTTTAAAATTGCTGCCATTTTAATCCTGATGATAGGATTGGGCTGGACCGTGATGCGGCAGTTTAATGACAAGAATGCTTACACCTACGAAAAACTTACGCAGCGTACGGAATCGGAATTAGTGGAAATTTTGAATGACCTTAACGGTGATCATGAAATTACGCTTCCCGATGGAAGTAAGATAATGCTGTCCAAAGGCAGCCGTGTGAGCTATTCTAAGCACTTATTGACTGATTCTACCAGGAATGTGTTTTTAAAAGGTGATGGTTTTTTTAGTGTTGTTAAAGATGAAAAACATCCATTTCTGGTTTATACCGACGGACTCGTGACACGGGTAGTGGGCACAAGTTTTAAAATAGCCTCGATCGGATCAGAGGTTTCTGTGGCGGTCAGGTCCGGAAAAGTTGCCGTGTACCGGATGCGGGAATTTGAAAACAACCGGAAGGATGATATTTTGCTGACACCCAATCAGCAGGCTGTTTTTACCACCGAGCAAAATCAGATTTCAAGGAAACTGGTAGAAGATCCGCTGGTTTTGAGAGGGCAGGAGCAAATCCTGAACTTTGACTATGTAGAGTCGCCGGTCTCTAAAATATTTGAGTCACTGGAAAAAGCTTATGGAATAAAAATTATTTATGACGCCGAAACTTTCAGTAGCTGTAACATCACCATCCCGCTCAGGGAAGAACCGTTTTTCACGAAGCTTGACATTATTTGCAAGACAATACAGGCAAAATATAATGTATCAGGTAACGATGTGATTATTTCGGGTAAAGGCTGTAACTAA